One region of Candidatus Binatia bacterium genomic DNA includes:
- a CDS encoding zf-TFIIB domain-containing protein gives MVPSEKDRFGDKMREVEQARENQYFAELDRKLIDEQRRKEKETVAEAALDEIKEAARNRCPRDGEALNKHELHGVSVDTCPVCEGMWLDKGELEIIAGRENEGWISRWLRYEFRSK, from the coding sequence ATGGTTCCGAGCGAGAAAGACCGATTCGGCGATAAGATGCGAGAGGTCGAGCAGGCCCGCGAGAACCAGTATTTCGCCGAGCTCGACCGAAAGCTCATCGACGAACAGCGTCGGAAGGAAAAAGAGACGGTGGCGGAGGCGGCTCTCGATGAGATCAAGGAAGCCGCCAGGAATCGTTGCCCGCGGGACGGCGAGGCGCTCAATAAGCACGAGCTGCACGGCGTGTCGGTCGACACCTGCCCGGTGTGCGAGGGCATGTGGCTGGACAAGGGTGAATTGGAGATCATCGCCGGGCGCGAGAACGAGGGCTGGATATCGCGCTGGCTCAGATACGAATTCCGCAGCAAGTAG
- the clpB gene encoding ATP-dependent chaperone ClpB — MNVNRFTEKSQEALREAQAKATRRNHQSVDVEHLLVALLEPSDGLTTAILQSLGYDVRALQSRAMQELDRIPGVSGPGATPDQIYVTQRLSRLLAGAEDQAKALKDEFVSIEHILLAMLDDTGAAGKLLKAAGVTRDAFMTALQKIRGGQRVTSTNPEGTYQALERYGRDLTKLAGQGKLDPVIGRDEEIRRVVQVLSRRTKNNPVLIGEPGVGKTAIVEGLAQRIVRKDVPEGLKDRRVVVLDMGALVAGAKFRGEFEERLKAVLKEVQDAEGEVILFIDELHTVVGAGAAEGAMDASNLLKPMLARGELHCIGATTLNEYRKHIEKDAALERRFQPVLVEPPSVEDTISILRGLRERYEVHHGVRIRDGALVTAAVLSQRYITDRFLPDKAIDLVDEAAAKLRTEIDSMPAELDEVSRRVMQLEIEREALKKETDKPSRARLEKLEKELGELRSEADALRARWEVEKGAITRLRDLRRRIEETKVEIEKAERQYDLNRVAELKYGTLAQLERDLGSEEERLSGEQKATRLIKEDVDEDDIAEVVSRWTGVPVSKLMEGEMQKLLHLEEALHRRVIGQDEAVTAVADAVIRARAGIKDPNRPIGSFIFLGPTGVGKTELARALAEFLFDDEAAMIRLDMSEYMEKHTVARLIGAPPGYVGYEEGGQLTEAVRRRPYAVILFDEVEKAHADVFNALLQILDDGRLTDGQGRTVDFKNAVVIMTSNIGSQLILGHRGGDDPEAFEQMRAEVLEALRQHFRPEFLNRVDEIVVFHGLTREQLQQIVDIQLGRLRKRLADRKIEVQLTGAALEHFARVGYDPVYGARPLKRLLQKELETTLGRKIVAGEIHDSTRVLVDYANGQLAFTKEPLVEAA; from the coding sequence ATGAACGTCAATCGATTCACCGAGAAATCCCAGGAAGCGCTCCGCGAGGCGCAGGCAAAGGCGACCCGACGTAATCACCAGAGCGTCGACGTCGAGCATCTTCTGGTCGCGCTCCTGGAGCCCAGCGACGGACTGACCACGGCCATCCTGCAATCATTGGGTTACGATGTACGAGCGCTGCAGTCCAGGGCCATGCAGGAGCTCGACCGCATCCCGGGGGTTTCGGGCCCCGGAGCGACCCCAGATCAGATCTATGTAACTCAGCGCCTCAGTCGTCTGCTCGCCGGCGCCGAAGATCAGGCCAAGGCCCTGAAGGACGAGTTCGTCAGCATTGAACACATCCTGCTCGCGATGCTGGATGACACCGGGGCCGCCGGCAAGTTACTGAAGGCTGCCGGGGTGACGCGCGACGCCTTCATGACTGCCTTGCAGAAGATCCGCGGCGGGCAGCGGGTTACCAGCACAAACCCCGAGGGGACCTATCAGGCACTGGAGCGCTATGGCCGCGATCTGACCAAGCTGGCGGGGCAGGGCAAGCTCGACCCGGTAATCGGACGCGACGAGGAAATCCGCCGCGTGGTGCAGGTGCTGTCACGTCGAACCAAGAACAACCCGGTGCTCATCGGCGAGCCGGGTGTCGGCAAGACCGCGATCGTCGAGGGCCTGGCCCAGCGGATCGTTCGCAAAGACGTCCCAGAGGGACTCAAGGACCGTCGAGTCGTCGTCCTCGATATGGGTGCGCTGGTCGCCGGCGCGAAGTTTCGCGGGGAGTTCGAAGAACGACTCAAGGCGGTGCTCAAGGAAGTGCAGGACGCCGAGGGCGAGGTCATCCTGTTCATCGACGAGCTCCACACCGTCGTCGGCGCGGGTGCGGCCGAGGGCGCGATGGACGCCAGTAATCTGCTCAAACCGATGCTGGCCCGGGGCGAGCTTCATTGCATTGGAGCAACGACGCTCAACGAATACCGCAAACACATCGAGAAAGACGCCGCCCTCGAGCGACGCTTCCAGCCTGTGTTGGTTGAACCCCCGTCGGTCGAGGACACGATCTCCATCCTGCGCGGCCTGCGCGAACGTTACGAGGTCCACCATGGCGTCAGAATAAGGGATGGCGCGTTGGTGACCGCGGCCGTCCTTTCGCAGCGTTACATCACCGACCGCTTCCTGCCGGATAAGGCAATCGATCTCGTCGATGAGGCCGCCGCAAAGCTGCGCACCGAGATCGACTCGATGCCGGCCGAACTGGACGAGGTGTCCCGGCGGGTCATGCAATTGGAGATCGAACGCGAGGCGCTCAAGAAGGAAACCGATAAGCCTTCACGCGCGCGGCTCGAAAAGCTGGAGAAGGAGCTCGGCGAGCTGCGGTCCGAAGCCGATGCGCTGCGTGCCCGCTGGGAGGTCGAGAAAGGCGCCATTACCCGTCTGCGCGATCTCCGCCGCCGCATCGAAGAGACCAAGGTCGAGATCGAAAAGGCCGAACGGCAGTATGACCTGAACCGTGTCGCCGAACTCAAGTACGGTACCCTGGCCCAGCTGGAGCGCGATCTGGGTAGCGAAGAGGAGCGCCTCAGCGGCGAGCAGAAGGCGACACGACTCATCAAGGAGGACGTCGACGAGGACGATATCGCCGAGGTGGTCTCCCGGTGGACCGGCGTGCCCGTGTCGAAGCTGATGGAAGGGGAGATGCAGAAGCTGCTGCACCTCGAAGAGGCCTTGCACCGGCGCGTGATCGGTCAGGACGAAGCGGTGACCGCCGTTGCCGACGCCGTGATCCGGGCCCGGGCGGGCATCAAGGATCCCAATCGGCCGATAGGCTCGTTCATCTTCCTCGGCCCCACAGGTGTCGGCAAGACCGAACTCGCCCGCGCTCTCGCCGAGTTTCTCTTCGACGACGAGGCGGCGATGATTCGACTCGACATGTCGGAGTACATGGAGAAGCATACCGTGGCGAGACTGATCGGAGCGCCACCGGGATACGTGGGTTACGAGGAAGGTGGCCAGCTTACCGAGGCCGTGCGTCGTCGCCCGTACGCCGTGATTCTCTTCGACGAGGTCGAGAAGGCGCATGCCGACGTCTTCAACGCCTTGTTGCAGATCCTCGACGACGGACGGCTTACCGACGGCCAGGGACGGACGGTCGACTTCAAGAACGCCGTCGTCATCATGACCTCCAACATCGGCAGTCAGCTCATCCTCGGCCATCGCGGCGGTGACGATCCCGAGGCCTTCGAGCAGATGCGCGCCGAAGTTCTGGAGGCCTTACGGCAGCATTTCCGGCCGGAGTTCCTCAACCGCGTCGACGAGATCGTAGTCTTCCACGGTCTGACCCGGGAACAGCTCCAGCAAATCGTCGACATACAGCTCGGCCGGCTCCGCAAGCGACTGGCCGATCGGAAGATCGAGGTGCAGCTCACCGGCGCCGCTCTCGAACATTTCGCTCGCGTGGGTTACGACCCCGTCTACGGAGCGCGCCCGCTCAAACGCCTCCTGCAAAAGGAGCTGGAGACGACCCTTGGTCGCAAGATCGTTGCCGGCGAGATCCACGACAGTACCCGTGTGCTGGTCGACTACGCCAACGGACAATTAGCGTTTACCAAGGAGCCGCTGGTCGAGGCGGCGTGA
- a CDS encoding universal stress protein, which produces MAKQTTPTAVPQAVLVAMDFSPGAHRALEVALSWCPRGEVTALHVLDSDFAGRIEQQGLGSSAEVLTRLRSRADEAFGWLLDEKGAEAFAPMIVEGIPFVEIVKVASDLDVDLIAMGMHRHAPRVDRLLFGSTAEKVMRTSSRPVLCVP; this is translated from the coding sequence ATGGCAAAGCAGACGACCCCGACCGCCGTTCCGCAGGCCGTGCTGGTTGCGATGGATTTCTCTCCCGGCGCGCACCGCGCTCTCGAAGTGGCACTGAGCTGGTGCCCGCGCGGCGAGGTAACCGCTCTGCACGTTCTCGATTCCGACTTTGCCGGTCGGATCGAGCAACAGGGCCTGGGATCGAGCGCCGAAGTGCTGACCCGCCTGCGCTCCCGCGCGGACGAGGCGTTCGGCTGGTTGCTCGACGAAAAAGGGGCGGAAGCGTTCGCCCCGATGATTGTCGAAGGCATCCCGTTCGTGGAGATCGTCAAGGTAGCCAGCGATCTCGACGTGGACCTGATCGCCATGGGCATGCACCGGCACGCACCGCGCGTCGACCGGCTGCTGTTCGGCAGCACGGCCGAGAAGGTGATGCGCACCAGCAGCCGACCGGTCTTGTGCGTGCCGTAG
- a CDS encoding serine protein kinase: MEDTKAAFEQLIKGDRAGRESRQWRGSFLEYLDKVREDPGIVKLAHARLHDVISRSGIRDVNDTDDARIKRLFKDEPVKVYQFFSDQFFGIEKVVAQIARYFHSAALKGEESRQVLYLMGPVGSGKSSLVERLQRGLSESGPFFAIDSCPMFEEPLHLIPRHLRREFEKMLGVHIEGDLCPVCRYRLRQEFGERYEDFPIATATFSKRNRRGVGIVPPVDPNNQDTSVLIGSEDISKLDLYSEGDPRVLDLNGALNVGNRGMVEFIEVFKNETEYLHAMITATQEKVIPAPGRHGMVYLDTVIVAHSNEAEWQKFKADHTNEAILDRIVVVKVPYNLRLSEEVKIYQKIIRNSDFRAHVAPHTLEMASMFAILSRLEPTPKCDLMTKLKLYNGEEVIEKGRTKKLDARELRDEAKREGMSGISTRFIMKALDNALSDSIEGECINPIGVREALINMTKEADLPDDSRKQYLDFVQDALHKEYLELLEKEITKAFVFSYQEQAETLFQNYLDHAEAYVNKTKVRDRNTKEELHPDESFLKSIEEQIAIIGSAAEGFRQEVIAYLWAASRRGERISYKSYEPLKEAIEKKLMTSVRDISRIITKARTRDEEQSEKYDAMVKNLLENGYCPSCVDVVLKYAANNLWKD, encoded by the coding sequence ATGGAAGACACGAAGGCAGCTTTTGAGCAACTTATAAAGGGAGACCGCGCGGGTCGGGAGTCGCGGCAATGGCGGGGGTCGTTCCTCGAGTATCTCGACAAGGTGCGCGAGGATCCCGGCATCGTCAAGCTGGCCCATGCCCGCTTACACGACGTCATCTCGAGATCGGGTATCCGCGACGTCAACGACACCGATGACGCGCGCATCAAGCGTCTGTTCAAGGACGAACCGGTCAAGGTCTACCAGTTCTTTTCGGATCAGTTCTTCGGGATCGAGAAGGTCGTTGCGCAGATCGCCCGATACTTCCATTCGGCGGCGCTAAAGGGCGAGGAGAGCCGACAGGTCCTCTACCTGATGGGCCCGGTGGGCTCGGGCAAGAGTTCTCTGGTCGAACGCCTGCAGCGCGGCCTGTCGGAGAGCGGGCCGTTCTTCGCGATTGACAGCTGCCCGATGTTCGAGGAGCCCTTGCATCTGATCCCCCGCCATCTGCGGCGCGAATTCGAGAAGATGCTGGGTGTCCACATCGAAGGCGACCTCTGCCCGGTGTGCCGCTACCGCCTGCGCCAGGAGTTCGGCGAGCGCTACGAGGACTTCCCGATCGCTACCGCGACGTTTTCCAAGCGCAACCGGCGCGGGGTCGGGATCGTGCCGCCGGTCGATCCGAACAACCAGGACACCTCCGTGCTCATCGGCAGCGAGGACATCTCCAAGCTCGATCTCTACTCGGAGGGTGATCCGCGCGTGCTCGACCTGAACGGCGCCCTGAACGTTGGTAACCGCGGCATGGTCGAGTTCATCGAAGTATTCAAGAACGAGACCGAGTACCTGCACGCCATGATCACGGCGACACAGGAAAAGGTCATCCCGGCCCCCGGCCGCCACGGCATGGTCTATCTCGACACGGTTATCGTCGCGCACTCGAACGAGGCCGAGTGGCAGAAGTTCAAGGCCGACCACACCAACGAAGCCATCCTCGACCGCATCGTCGTCGTCAAGGTGCCGTACAACCTCCGCCTCTCCGAGGAGGTGAAGATCTACCAGAAGATCATCCGCAACTCGGACTTTCGCGCCCACGTAGCCCCACACACCCTGGAGATGGCGTCGATGTTCGCCATCCTGTCGCGCCTCGAACCGACACCCAAGTGCGACCTGATGACCAAGCTCAAGCTCTACAACGGCGAAGAGGTCATCGAGAAGGGCCGCACGAAGAAGCTCGATGCGCGCGAGTTGCGCGACGAAGCCAAGCGCGAGGGCATGAGCGGCATCTCCACGCGCTTCATCATGAAAGCCCTCGACAACGCCCTGTCCGACAGCATCGAAGGCGAGTGCATCAACCCGATCGGCGTGCGCGAGGCGCTGATCAACATGACTAAGGAAGCCGATCTGCCCGACGACTCTCGCAAGCAATACCTCGACTTCGTGCAGGACGCCCTGCACAAGGAGTACCTCGAGCTGCTGGAGAAGGAGATCACCAAGGCCTTCGTCTTTTCCTACCAGGAGCAAGCCGAGACCTTGTTTCAGAACTACCTCGATCACGCCGAGGCGTACGTGAACAAGACCAAGGTGCGCGACCGCAACACCAAGGAGGAGCTGCACCCGGACGAGAGCTTTCTCAAGTCCATCGAAGAGCAGATCGCGATCATCGGCTCGGCGGCGGAAGGCTTCCGCCAGGAGGTCATTGCGTATCTCTGGGCCGCCAGCCGGCGGGGCGAACGTATCAGCTACAAGAGCTACGAACCGCTGAAAGAGGCGATAGAGAAGAAACTCATGACCTCCGTGCGCGACATCAGCCGTATTATCACCAAAGCCCGCACGCGAGACGAGGAACAGAGCGAGAAATACGACGCCATGGTCAAGAACCTCCTGGAGAACGGCTACTGCCCGTCGTGCGTCGATGTCGTCCTGAAATACGCTGCCAACAATCTCTGGAAGGATTGA
- the yhbH gene encoding sporulation protein YhbH, which yields MSVDSIFRPFRPSDAERSDRASSDRLRHRQKVRQSIRDNIADIVAEESIIGKDRERIIKVPIRGIREYRFVYGDNTPGVGQGDGETQPGQIVGKAGPQERVGVDKAGDRPGVDYYETDVTLEELIDIMFEDLELPDLERRRLREIAALRQSKRKGYRAKGIRVRLDKRRTVKEKVRRELAARRSPERAGTVPERFPFHDGDLVYRHIEPDTRMESNAVVICIMDTSGSMDKMKKYLARSFFFLLFQFIRTRYRNVELVFIAHHTQAREVTEEEFFHKGESGGTFISAGYQKALDIVAERYHPSLWNVYAFHCSDGDNFDSDNPTAMRAATALTEICNLFGYGEIKPLGSRYYESSMLSLFRRLEADNFQTVLIERKEDIWPAFKALLAKDRAAGT from the coding sequence ATGTCCGTGGATTCGATCTTCCGGCCGTTTCGACCGTCCGATGCGGAGCGTAGCGATCGCGCCAGTAGCGACCGGCTGCGCCACCGGCAGAAGGTCCGCCAGTCGATTCGCGACAACATTGCCGACATCGTCGCCGAGGAATCGATCATCGGAAAAGATCGGGAGCGCATCATCAAGGTGCCCATTCGCGGCATCCGGGAGTATCGATTCGTTTACGGAGACAATACGCCCGGCGTCGGTCAGGGCGACGGCGAGACGCAGCCGGGGCAGATCGTGGGAAAGGCCGGCCCGCAGGAACGCGTCGGCGTCGATAAGGCCGGCGATCGCCCCGGCGTCGACTACTACGAAACCGACGTCACCCTCGAAGAACTGATCGACATCATGTTCGAGGACCTCGAACTGCCCGACCTCGAACGCCGGCGCCTGCGGGAAATCGCCGCGCTCCGGCAAAGCAAGCGCAAGGGCTACCGCGCCAAGGGTATTCGCGTCCGCCTCGACAAGCGCCGCACGGTCAAAGAGAAGGTTCGCCGCGAGCTGGCCGCCAGACGTTCGCCGGAACGGGCGGGTACCGTGCCGGAGCGCTTCCCGTTCCACGACGGCGACCTCGTTTACCGGCATATCGAACCCGACACCCGGATGGAGTCGAATGCCGTGGTCATTTGCATCATGGATACGTCGGGGTCCATGGACAAGATGAAGAAATACCTCGCCCGCAGCTTCTTCTTTCTACTGTTCCAATTTATCCGCACCCGCTATCGCAACGTCGAGTTGGTGTTCATCGCCCACCACACCCAGGCCCGCGAGGTGACCGAAGAGGAGTTCTTCCACAAGGGCGAATCGGGCGGGACCTTTATCTCCGCCGGCTACCAGAAAGCCCTCGACATCGTTGCCGAGCGCTACCATCCGTCGTTGTGGAACGTGTACGCCTTCCACTGCTCCGACGGCGACAACTTCGATTCCGACAACCCGACCGCGATGCGGGCCGCAACTGCGCTGACCGAGATCTGCAATCTGTTCGGCTACGGCGAAATCAAGCCGCTCGGGTCGCGATACTACGAGAGTTCGATGCTAAGTCTCTTCCGGCGCCTCGAAGCGGACAACTTCCAGACCGTCCTGATCGAACGTAAGGAGGACATCTGGCCGGCCTTCAAGGCGCTGCTGGCTAAAGACCGTGCCGCTGGCACATGA
- a CDS encoding SpoVR family protein: MSTPMPRTYDIADLEGWDTRIRQRVAAFGLDCFPQEFEICDHMQMLGYMAYSGMPSHYPHWSYGKAYEKLKTLYDYGVSGLPYEMVINANPALAYLMRDNSLLLQVLTIAHVYGHNDFFKNNFTFRSTRAEFTISTFKAHGNRIRSYVEDPSIGLNKVENLLDAAHALSLQCRRNLAVRKRTPQEQRTAILEAAAPQDDPFSRVHRRVEYVEPELTRVPLEPEADLLLFIRDYNPHLSEWQKDVLTIVHEEARYFIPQIETKIMNEGWASYWHKRILDSLELPQDLQLEFIVRHNQVVRPFPGGLNPYHLGFRVWEDIQRRYDNPTPEEAAELGPNRPSGTAKIFEVRAADRDVSFLRRHLTRELIRELDLFEYQARDADLVVTQVGDDDGWEKVKETLLRSVGMGGVPVLQIVDGDFGGNRTLYLVHDHDGRDLHLESAEKTLAYVHRLWQREVTLETEVDGKRSLLTYNDRGFSTKPVR, from the coding sequence ATGAGCACGCCCATGCCCCGCACTTACGACATCGCCGATCTCGAGGGCTGGGACACGCGCATCCGGCAACGCGTGGCAGCGTTCGGACTCGACTGCTTCCCGCAGGAGTTCGAGATCTGCGACCACATGCAGATGCTCGGGTACATGGCATACTCCGGTATGCCGTCGCACTACCCGCACTGGTCGTACGGCAAAGCCTACGAAAAGCTGAAAACTCTTTACGATTACGGCGTCTCCGGCCTGCCGTACGAGATGGTGATCAACGCCAACCCCGCGCTCGCCTACCTGATGCGTGACAACTCGCTGCTGCTCCAGGTCCTTACCATCGCCCACGTTTACGGCCACAACGACTTCTTCAAGAACAACTTCACCTTCCGTAGCACCCGCGCCGAGTTCACCATCTCCACCTTCAAGGCCCACGGCAACCGCATCAGGTCCTACGTCGAAGACCCCAGCATCGGCCTGAACAAGGTCGAGAACTTGCTCGATGCCGCCCATGCCCTCTCGTTACAGTGCCGGCGGAATCTCGCCGTGCGCAAACGGACCCCGCAGGAACAGCGCACCGCCATTCTCGAGGCCGCCGCACCCCAGGACGATCCCTTCAGTCGCGTCCATCGGCGTGTCGAGTACGTCGAGCCGGAGCTGACCCGCGTGCCGCTCGAACCCGAGGCTGATCTGCTGCTCTTCATCCGCGACTACAACCCGCACCTCAGCGAGTGGCAAAAGGATGTGCTGACCATCGTCCACGAAGAGGCCCGGTACTTCATTCCTCAGATCGAAACCAAGATCATGAACGAAGGCTGGGCCTCGTACTGGCACAAGCGCATCCTCGACAGTTTGGAGCTCCCGCAAGACCTTCAGCTCGAGTTCATCGTCCGGCACAACCAGGTGGTGCGGCCTTTCCCCGGCGGGCTCAACCCCTATCACCTCGGCTTCAGGGTCTGGGAGGACATTCAACGTCGGTACGACAATCCGACACCCGAGGAGGCTGCCGAGCTGGGGCCGAACCGGCCGAGCGGCACGGCGAAGATCTTCGAGGTGCGCGCGGCCGATCGCGATGTCTCTTTCCTGCGACGCCATCTCACGCGCGAGTTGATCCGCGAGCTCGACCTCTTCGAGTACCAGGCCCGCGACGCCGACCTGGTCGTAACCCAGGTCGGCGACGACGACGGCTGGGAAAAGGTAAAGGAGACGCTGCTCCGCTCCGTCGGCATGGGTGGCGTTCCGGTACTACAGATCGTCGACGGCGACTTCGGCGGCAACCGCACCCTCTACCTCGTGCACGACCATGACGGCCGGGACCTCCACCTCGAGTCGGCGGAGAAGACCCTGGCGTACGTGCACCGGCTGTGGCAACGCGAAGTGACATTGGAGACTGAGGTGGACGGCAAGCGCAGCCTGTTGACTTACAACGACCGCGGCTTCTCGACGAAGCCGGTGAGGTAA
- a CDS encoding DUF4347 domain-containing protein, translated as MADRREQVWAYHGVQSRFVNTTDWTAIPFGGLPDLYTKMRAESCTHVDRLCIVAHGDRNGYVDLDPPLTWETVDGMRGDVVKLGQVLNAGARVIFYACTAGGGVEGDRLLTKLSSMWPGRDVIGFNTANETAGPTPGPGAVKSSSKTALRNDEWSNEAKWAHNGKIVRAPLFEFTYFQEHDPLFKNRCGSDGCPGHGAYGHSCDPYNRRTWPTWVVSRNAIEKLKASGAGGKAALPEAKSVGSPQRDRVHPRAPAYPAGTGNFRRRDPVR; from the coding sequence ATGGCCGACAGAAGAGAGCAGGTCTGGGCCTATCACGGAGTCCAGAGCAGGTTCGTGAATACCACCGACTGGACGGCCATTCCGTTCGGGGGTCTGCCCGACCTGTACACAAAGATGCGGGCCGAGTCCTGCACTCACGTGGACCGGCTCTGCATCGTTGCCCATGGCGACCGCAACGGTTACGTCGACCTCGATCCGCCGCTCACCTGGGAGACCGTGGATGGTATGCGCGGCGATGTCGTCAAGCTGGGCCAGGTCCTCAATGCCGGAGCCCGCGTGATCTTCTATGCGTGCACAGCCGGGGGTGGAGTCGAAGGCGACCGCCTCCTGACAAAGCTGTCATCGATGTGGCCGGGCCGTGACGTGATCGGCTTCAATACCGCTAATGAGACGGCGGGCCCGACTCCGGGTCCGGGGGCGGTGAAATCGTCCTCGAAGACCGCGCTCCGCAATGACGAATGGTCGAACGAGGCGAAGTGGGCCCATAACGGTAAGATCGTCAGGGCTCCCCTGTTCGAGTTCACGTATTTTCAGGAACACGATCCGCTCTTTAAGAACCGGTGCGGTTCCGATGGGTGCCCCGGCCACGGGGCCTACGGACACTCATGTGACCCGTACAACCGCCGCACGTGGCCGACGTGGGTGGTCAGTCGCAATGCGATCGAGAAGCTTAAGGCGAGCGGGGCCGGCGGCAAAGCGGCGCTCCCCGAAGCAAAGAGTGTGGGCAGCCCGCAACGAGACCGGGTTCACCCCCGCGCACCGGCGTACCCCGCAGGTACCGGCAACTTCAGGCGCAGAGATCCGGTCCGATAG
- a CDS encoding alpha/beta hydrolase — MTESDAIGSERVVANGLNFHVATCGTGDRLALCLHGFPESSFSWRYQLPLFARLGYRAWAPDLRGYGRTDRPGDVTAYAIEHLLDDVAGLVDASGATSTLLVAHDWGGVIAWYFAMRRVRAIERLVVMNLPHPAILERALRRGRQALRSWYVLFFQLPRLPELALRAGQARAVGRAFRAMAVDKDRFPEEVLDVYRRNALEPGAMTAMLNYYRAFVRGGGGRRQRRLGYPPIEVPTLMIWGEHDIALGKETTYGTEAYVRNLTLRYLPRVSHWVQQEAPEVVNSMLEAWLLGQSVPLALEVEP; from the coding sequence ATGACCGAGAGCGACGCCATCGGCTCGGAACGGGTCGTTGCCAACGGGCTCAACTTCCATGTGGCGACCTGCGGCACGGGCGATCGACTTGCCCTGTGCCTGCACGGTTTCCCCGAATCGTCGTTCTCCTGGCGCTATCAGCTTCCGCTGTTTGCGCGCCTCGGTTACCGCGCATGGGCACCCGACCTGCGCGGTTATGGAAGGACCGACCGTCCGGGCGACGTGACCGCGTACGCCATCGAGCATCTCCTCGACGACGTCGCCGGTCTCGTGGACGCCAGCGGTGCGACCTCGACGCTGCTGGTTGCCCACGATTGGGGCGGCGTGATCGCGTGGTACTTCGCGATGCGTCGCGTGCGCGCCATCGAGCGATTGGTGGTCATGAACCTGCCGCACCCGGCCATCCTGGAGCGGGCGCTACGGCGCGGGCGTCAGGCCTTGCGGTCCTGGTACGTGCTGTTCTTCCAGTTGCCCCGATTGCCGGAGCTGGCGCTCCGTGCCGGCCAAGCGCGCGCGGTCGGGCGGGCGTTCCGCGCCATGGCGGTAGACAAGGACCGTTTTCCCGAGGAGGTGCTCGACGTCTACCGCCGCAACGCGCTCGAACCCGGCGCGATGACGGCCATGCTCAACTACTACCGTGCTTTCGTGCGCGGCGGGGGCGGGAGACGACAGCGCCGCCTGGGTTATCCGCCGATCGAAGTTCCGACATTGATGATCTGGGGTGAGCACGATATCGCGCTCGGCAAGGAGACCACATACGGCACGGAGGCCTATGTAAGGAACCTGACGCTCCGCTATCTGCCGCGGGTCTCCCACTGGGTGCAGCAGGAAGCGCCGGAGGTCGTCAATAGCATGCTCGAAGCGTGGCTCTTGGGGCAGTCCGTGCCGCTGGCGTTGGAGGTCGAGCCGTAG
- a CDS encoding 1-acyl-sn-glycerol-3-phosphate acyltransferase — MLKRVLSALFWVFLVVTSIALFPVAVLIWAVTLLFDRRLVVLHRFTCFWASLYTWLNPVWRVHIEGREKIDRKTAYVMVANHQSLLDILVLFRLFVHFKWVSKIENFRVPCVGWNMSLNRYIKLRRGDSASIEKMMEACWATLAEGNSIMMFPEGTRSADGRLKAFKHGAFTIAKKAAAPLLPIIVEGTANALPKRGFVLQGRHSIRVRVLDEIPYRTFAHMSVEELVATVFARFASDLGEPLRDFPPARAAV, encoded by the coding sequence TTGCTCAAACGAGTACTGTCGGCCCTGTTCTGGGTGTTCCTCGTCGTCACGTCGATAGCGCTGTTTCCGGTGGCGGTGCTCATCTGGGCCGTGACCCTTTTGTTCGATCGGCGTCTCGTCGTCCTGCACCGGTTCACGTGCTTCTGGGCGTCCCTGTATACGTGGTTGAACCCGGTCTGGCGCGTGCACATCGAGGGACGGGAAAAGATCGACCGCAAGACCGCCTACGTGATGGTTGCGAACCATCAGTCGCTGCTCGACATCCTTGTTCTGTTCCGCCTGTTCGTACACTTCAAGTGGGTGTCGAAGATCGAGAACTTCCGCGTGCCGTGCGTCGGCTGGAACATGAGCCTGAATCGTTACATCAAGCTTCGCCGCGGCGACTCGGCGAGCATCGAGAAGATGATGGAGGCCTGCTGGGCAACCCTGGCGGAAGGGAATTCGATCATGATGTTCCCGGAAGGCACGCGCTCCGCCGATGGTCGCCTCAAGGCTTTCAAGCACGGCGCCTTCACCATCGCCAAGAAAGCCGCGGCGCCGTTGCTCCCGATCATCGTGGAAGGGACGGCCAATGCGTTGCCGAAGCGCGGCTTCGTTCTCCAGGGACGCCATTCCATTCGCGTTCGAGTGCTCGACGAGATCCCGTACAGAACCTTTGCCCATATGTCCGTCGAGGAGCTAGTGGCCACCGTCTTCGCGCGTTTCGCGAGCGATCTCGGAGAGCCGCTCCGCGACTTCCCGCCCGCGCGCGCCGCCGTCTAA